In the genome of Desulfofarcimen acetoxidans DSM 771, one region contains:
- a CDS encoding class I SAM-dependent methyltransferase, translating to MEKEKCRLCGNRLEFVFSHFVLEKYKVNYFLCDTCELLQTEQPYWLDEAYASAIDAADTGIMLRNINLCKIASVIIYFLFEREGKFIDYGGGHGIYTRLMRDVGFDYYWFDKYAKNLFARRNEAVKSKIYAGATAFEVFEHLDDPIKTMEDIFSYLEKKTVLFTTQLYGDRVPDPAAWWYYAFNTGQHISFYNIKTLHWIAENYNLNLWSNGCSMHCFTEEKISDWKFNILNKFNKYIFSYVNRSMSSRTMSDHQILLKNTGM from the coding sequence ATGGAAAAAGAAAAATGTAGATTATGCGGCAATCGATTAGAATTCGTGTTTTCACATTTTGTATTGGAGAAATATAAAGTAAATTATTTCCTATGCGATACCTGTGAATTATTGCAAACTGAGCAACCCTACTGGCTTGATGAGGCTTACGCTTCTGCAATTGATGCGGCGGATACGGGTATTATGCTGCGTAATATAAACTTGTGCAAAATTGCTTCTGTGATTATTTATTTTCTTTTCGAAAGGGAAGGTAAGTTTATTGATTATGGGGGAGGACATGGAATTTACACCAGATTGATGCGGGATGTGGGGTTTGATTATTATTGGTTTGATAAATATGCAAAAAATCTGTTTGCCCGTAGAAATGAAGCTGTTAAATCTAAAATATATGCAGGGGCAACGGCCTTTGAGGTATTTGAACATCTTGATGACCCAATCAAAACAATGGAAGACATATTTTCATATTTAGAGAAAAAAACTGTTTTATTTACAACTCAGTTGTATGGTGACCGCGTTCCGGATCCAGCTGCCTGGTGGTATTACGCATTTAATACGGGGCAGCATATTTCTTTTTATAACATTAAAACTTTGCATTGGATTGCTGAAAATTATAATTTAAATCTTTGGAGCAACGGATGCTCAATGCACTGTTTTACAGAAGAGAAAATCTCCGATTGGAAGTTCAATATTTTAAATAAGTTTAATAAATATATCTTTTCCTATGTTAACAGATCGATGTCTTCCAGAACTATGTCTGACCATCAAATACTTCTAAAGAATACTGGAATGTGA
- a CDS encoding GDP-L-fucose synthase family protein gives MNNGLNGKIYIAGHRGLVGSALRRRLEELGCNNLLYRTGGELDLRNQQAVEEFFSVERPEYVFLAAAKVGGIYANNAYPAEFIYDNLTIQTNVIHASYRYGVKKLLFLGSSCIYPKFAPQPIKEEYLLTGELEPTNEPYAIAKIVGIKMCYAYNRQYGTNFISVMPTNLYGPSDNFNPESSHVLPALIKKFHDAKTENKREVEIWGTGQPKREFMYADDLADACVFLMNNYDYNDTCPFINIGTGKELTIKQLAEIVKNIIGFEGELKFNTDMPDGTPRKFLDSSKLRSLGWQAKTALDDGIKKTYEWFVKNYERGSGNGKRKM, from the coding sequence ATGAATAATGGGTTAAACGGCAAGATATATATTGCCGGTCACAGAGGACTTGTCGGTTCGGCACTCCGGAGAAGGCTTGAAGAATTAGGCTGCAATAATCTATTATATAGAACCGGCGGAGAGTTGGATCTAAGAAACCAACAAGCAGTGGAGGAGTTTTTTAGTGTGGAAAGGCCGGAATATGTGTTCTTAGCGGCTGCTAAGGTGGGGGGAATATATGCCAATAATGCTTATCCGGCGGAGTTTATCTATGACAACCTAACTATTCAAACAAACGTTATACATGCCTCATACCGGTATGGGGTAAAAAAGCTTCTTTTTCTGGGTAGTTCCTGCATTTATCCTAAATTTGCTCCCCAGCCCATAAAGGAAGAATACTTGCTGACCGGAGAGTTGGAGCCCACTAACGAGCCTTATGCCATAGCAAAAATCGTAGGAATTAAAATGTGCTATGCATATAACAGACAGTATGGTACTAACTTCATTTCAGTGATGCCTACCAATCTTTATGGTCCCAGTGATAACTTTAATCCAGAAAGTTCCCACGTTTTGCCGGCACTTATCAAAAAATTTCATGATGCCAAAACAGAAAATAAGCGCGAAGTAGAAATTTGGGGAACCGGTCAGCCAAAGAGAGAATTTATGTATGCGGATGACCTGGCCGATGCCTGCGTTTTTTTAATGAATAACTATGATTATAATGATACCTGCCCCTTTATCAATATCGGAACAGGAAAAGAACTGACGATAAAACAGCTAGCCGAAATAGTAAAGAATATTATTGGATTTGAGGGTGAGTTGAAATTTAACACTGATATGCCGGACGGAACTCCGCGCAAATTTCTGGATAGTTCTAAACTGCGTTCATTGGGTTGGCAAGCGAAAACCGCTTTGGACGATGGAATAAAGAAAACTTATGAGTGGTTTGTTAAGAATTATGAGAGAGGTTCCGGAAATGGAAAAAGAAAAATGTAG
- the gmd gene encoding GDP-mannose 4,6-dehydratase, translating to MKKVALVTGVTGQDGAYLAEFLLNKGYQVHGLKRRSSLFNTDRIDHLYQDLHEENVNFYLHYGDLTDSTNLIRIIWEIQPHEIYNLAAQSHVKVSFETPEYTANADALGTLRLLEAIRIMGLTAKTKFYQASTSELYGKVQEIPQTEKTQFYPRSPYAVAKLYSYWITVNYREAYNIFGCNGILFNHESPLRGETFVTRKITRAVTRIKLGLQEKIYLGNLDAKRDWGHAADYVEAMWLILQQENPDDYVIATGETYSVREFVKLAFSEVGIEIKWQGERLEEKGIDRATGRILVEIDPKYFRPTEVDVLLGDAAKARERLGWKPKVSFRELVKMMVEVDLAGAKKDLLCQREGFKVNNYHE from the coding sequence ATGAAAAAGGTTGCACTTGTTACCGGGGTTACCGGTCAGGATGGAGCATATTTAGCCGAATTCTTATTAAATAAGGGTTATCAGGTACATGGCTTAAAAAGAAGATCATCACTGTTTAACACAGACAGGATAGACCATCTATATCAAGATCTTCATGAAGAAAATGTAAACTTTTATCTGCACTATGGTGACCTGACCGACTCTACAAATCTAATCAGAATTATCTGGGAAATCCAACCCCATGAAATTTACAATTTGGCGGCCCAAAGTCACGTTAAGGTTTCTTTTGAAACCCCGGAATATACCGCCAATGCGGATGCCCTGGGTACACTGAGATTACTGGAAGCCATTAGAATAATGGGATTAACTGCGAAAACCAAGTTTTACCAAGCCTCGACCAGTGAACTTTACGGTAAAGTACAGGAAATTCCCCAGACTGAAAAAACACAGTTTTATCCCCGCAGCCCGTATGCAGTGGCTAAACTGTACTCTTACTGGATTACTGTAAACTATCGTGAGGCCTATAACATTTTTGGTTGCAATGGAATTCTTTTTAATCATGAGTCACCATTGAGGGGAGAAACCTTTGTTACCAGAAAGATTACCAGGGCTGTTACCAGAATTAAACTCGGGCTTCAAGAAAAAATTTACTTGGGAAATCTGGACGCTAAAAGAGACTGGGGTCACGCCGCTGACTATGTTGAGGCTATGTGGCTTATTTTACAGCAGGAAAACCCCGATGACTATGTAATTGCCACCGGTGAGACCTATTCGGTACGGGAGTTTGTAAAGCTGGCCTTCTCTGAAGTTGGAATTGAAATAAAGTGGCAGGGTGAAAGACTTGAAGAGAAAGGCATTGACAGGGCTACGGGAAGGATCTTGGTGGAAATAGACCCTAAATATTTTAGGCCAACAGAGGTAGATGTGCTTTTAGGGGATGCTGCAAAAGCAAGGGAAAGATTAGGCTGGAAACCTAAAGTTTCTTTTAGGGAATTAGTCAAGATGATGGTGGAAGTAGATTTGGCCGGAGCAAAAAAAGATCTGCTTTGCCAGAGAGAAGGATTTAAGGTGAATAACTATCATGAATAA
- a CDS encoding lipopolysaccharide biosynthesis protein, with protein MSGLFITIKNLFYSGDSLSAKVVKNIIYSALLKFISILVSFCLIRVTYDYLRQEDIYGMWLTILSLLSWINFFDIGLGQSLRNRLAEAIALKDTDKGRDYVSTSYVIIGIFVITLLLIYFAITPYINWNKVFNSYVIDSYHLRKLMNLTVFFYLLSFFLSLIKSISFAFQDAVLPSLFGVISNTAFLIILFILYKCNMSGIIILAGVYSGISTAVLAIASIYLFFTKYRDIRPRFKSVKFNYAPDLLSLGIKFFIIQIAALIIFTTDNIVITQVLGPAYVTPYQIAFKLFSIFSMAASIILSPFWSAYTDAYSKGDNRWIIKILKKHMCLMIPLIIGVALTVLFSKQIITIWMGNKIQVPFLLILLIGIYTVMFVWNSIFAYIFNGIGKIRSSLIFSVFAAVINIPISIYLAKQIGVSGVILGNIVSLSFGAVLEPIKFYYIFYSKEKRRILDELFS; from the coding sequence ATGAGTGGTTTATTTATCACAATTAAAAATCTTTTTTATTCAGGAGATAGTCTATCAGCAAAAGTAGTAAAGAATATTATTTACTCTGCTCTTTTGAAATTTATAAGCATATTGGTGAGTTTTTGTCTGATAAGAGTAACGTATGACTATTTAAGACAAGAAGATATATATGGTATGTGGCTTACTATTTTGTCCTTACTTTCATGGATTAATTTTTTTGATATAGGGTTGGGACAGAGTCTCAGAAATAGGCTTGCTGAGGCCATTGCCTTAAAGGACACAGATAAGGGAAGAGATTATGTAAGCACTTCTTATGTTATAATAGGTATTTTTGTTATAACCTTGTTATTAATTTATTTTGCAATTACTCCATACATTAACTGGAATAAAGTTTTTAATTCATATGTAATTGATAGTTATCATTTGAGAAAACTGATGAATTTGACCGTATTTTTTTACCTTTTAAGTTTCTTCCTTTCATTAATAAAATCAATTTCTTTTGCATTTCAGGATGCTGTATTGCCTTCTTTGTTTGGAGTAATATCCAATACGGCTTTTTTGATTATTTTGTTTATTCTATATAAGTGTAATATGTCCGGAATAATTATTTTAGCCGGGGTTTATTCCGGAATATCAACAGCAGTTTTAGCTATAGCCAGCATATATTTATTTTTCACTAAATACAGGGACATCAGACCACGGTTTAAATCCGTTAAGTTTAATTACGCGCCGGATCTGTTAAGTTTAGGGATAAAGTTTTTTATTATTCAGATTGCCGCATTAATTATTTTTACCACGGATAATATTGTTATAACTCAAGTTTTAGGACCGGCATATGTAACTCCATATCAAATAGCTTTTAAATTATTTAGTATTTTTTCAATGGCTGCAAGTATCATATTAAGTCCTTTTTGGTCAGCGTATACAGACGCCTACTCAAAGGGAGACAACAGGTGGATTATTAAAATTTTAAAAAAACATATGTGCCTAATGATCCCGCTTATAATTGGTGTTGCTTTAACAGTGTTATTTAGCAAGCAAATTATAACTATATGGATGGGTAATAAAATACAAGTTCCTTTTTTGCTTATATTATTAATAGGTATATATACTGTTATGTTTGTTTGGAATAGTATTTTTGCCTATATATTTAATGGAATAGGAAAAATAAGATCATCATTAATTTTCTCTGTTTTTGCCGCAGTTATTAATATCCCAATATCTATTTATTTGGCAAAGCAAATAGGCGTTTCCGGAGTGATTTTGGGTAATATTGTATCTTTATCATTTGGAGCGGTGTTAGAGCCAATAAAATTTTATTATATTTTCTATTCAAAAGAAAAAAGAAGAATTTTGGATGAATTGTTTAGTTAG
- a CDS encoding mannose-1-phosphate guanylyltransferase/mannose-6-phosphate isomerase, which translates to MKAIILAGGSGTRLWPLSRTYFPKQFLKLNNMDKSIFQMSLERCLKLTGLAEIYIVTNNNYKYLVLGQIEELGYRFNENNILIEPSGKNTLPAIYYGVKEIQKFAEDIVAVFPSDHLIEDEHKFVHTVQKGQQLTNEYIITYGVRPSKPHTGYGYIKPKDPLSIGYQVDEFKEKPDHKTAVNYLEKGYLWNSGMFMFRTDIFEAEVRQYNQEVYEAFEVNDINKTYEMVSNISIDYGIMEKSQRIAVIPLEVKWSDLGSFDTFYDEFTGDEKGNITFGRDILIESSSNLLYTDEDKAVALIGVNDLIIVDEKDALLICKKEHSQKVKDVVNKLKEINDSRADYHLTAYRPWGSYTILEEGLYYKIKRITVLPGKKLSFQLHYHRSEHWIVVKGTAKVAVEGNEYLVRSGESTFVKAGLKHRLENPGKVLLEVIEVQLGQYLEEDDIVRFDDDFGRC; encoded by the coding sequence ATGAAAGCTATTATTCTGGCTGGCGGCAGTGGTACCAGACTATGGCCTCTTAGCAGAACTTATTTTCCCAAACAGTTTTTGAAGTTGAATAATATGGATAAATCTATTTTTCAAATGTCTTTAGAAAGATGCTTGAAATTAACTGGTCTAGCCGAAATATATATCGTAACAAATAATAATTATAAATATTTAGTTTTGGGACAGATTGAAGAACTGGGGTATAGATTTAACGAAAATAATATTTTAATTGAGCCGTCAGGCAAAAATACTTTACCCGCCATATATTACGGCGTAAAAGAGATTCAAAAGTTTGCTGAAGATATAGTAGCGGTCTTTCCGTCTGATCATTTAATTGAAGATGAACATAAATTTGTTCATACTGTTCAAAAAGGTCAACAACTAACCAATGAATATATTATCACCTATGGTGTCCGTCCAAGCAAACCTCATACCGGCTATGGCTATATCAAACCCAAAGATCCGCTGTCAATAGGTTATCAGGTTGATGAATTCAAGGAAAAGCCGGATCATAAAACCGCGGTAAACTACCTGGAAAAGGGCTACTTATGGAATAGCGGGATGTTTATGTTCAGAACAGACATTTTTGAAGCAGAGGTCAGACAATATAACCAGGAAGTATATGAAGCTTTTGAAGTAAATGACATTAACAAAACTTATGAGATGGTTTCAAATATATCCATTGATTATGGTATTATGGAAAAATCCCAGCGAATAGCCGTTATTCCCTTGGAAGTTAAATGGAGTGATCTCGGTAGTTTTGATACTTTTTATGATGAATTTACCGGTGATGAAAAAGGTAATATTACGTTTGGCAGAGATATCTTAATTGAATCCAGCAGTAACCTGCTTTACACCGATGAAGATAAAGCGGTAGCATTAATAGGCGTTAATGATTTAATTATTGTTGATGAAAAAGATGCTTTACTAATATGCAAAAAAGAACATTCGCAAAAGGTTAAGGACGTAGTAAACAAATTAAAAGAAATTAATGATTCCAGAGCGGATTATCATCTAACCGCATATAGACCGTGGGGCTCCTATACTATTCTAGAGGAAGGACTTTATTATAAAATAAAGCGTATTACAGTCCTGCCGGGGAAAAAGCTAAGCTTTCAATTACACTATCATCGCAGCGAGCATTGGATAGTAGTAAAAGGAACAGCTAAGGTCGCCGTGGAAGGTAATGAGTATCTTGTGAGAAGTGGCGAAAGCACCTTTGTCAAGGCCGGACTAAAACACAGATTGGAAAACCCCGGTAAAGTCTTATTGGAAGTTATAGAAGTTCAACTGGGCCAGTATCTGGAGGAAGATGATATAGTCAGGTTTGATGATGACTTTGGACGATGCTAA
- a CDS encoding UDP-glucose dehydrogenase family protein, protein MPLLFITTFIVITYIITKQMEKGGIRGIFVIANNQAQLKVVIIGAGYVGLTTSVCLAYLGHKITCVDRNHKIIDSLNAGEATIYEPGLQKLLRDVKRNLAFSTCLIDAFDDVDVVIIAVGTPSKINGDADLSAVEKVAEEIGDILNKDCQPVIVNKSTVLIGSARRVETIVKTRLERRGLKYNFFVASNPEFLREGAAIIDTLYPDRIVVGANDTHSINVLRQLYAPILEQTFTPPPGISRPMAYEVPAFITTNPTSAELIKYAANAFLAMKVSFINEFAGLSEKVGADIKDVARGIGFDKRIGTRYLEAGLGWGGSCFGKDTKAIMYMASQYSYSMDLLQAAIKVNYCQRFVVMEKLQMILKVIRGCTVGLLGLAFKPNTDDLRDAPSINIIEKLIELGARVKAYDPVALIRFQRQFPELDVECCNGVLELSRDCDALVLITDWLEFSSVDWEKVGGLMRQKIFIDGRNMFNKDDFEKNGFTYQGVGR, encoded by the coding sequence ATGCCTCTGCTTTTTATCACAACATTTATTGTAATAACATATATTATCACAAAGCAGATGGAGAAAGGAGGTATTAGAGGGATATTTGTAATTGCGAATAATCAAGCTCAATTAAAGGTTGTGATCATAGGTGCCGGCTATGTGGGGTTGACTACCAGTGTTTGCCTGGCTTACCTGGGACATAAGATAACCTGTGTGGATCGGAATCATAAAATTATTGATAGTCTTAATGCAGGAGAGGCAACAATTTATGAGCCTGGTTTGCAAAAATTATTGAGAGATGTCAAAAGAAATTTAGCTTTCAGCACGTGTTTAATAGATGCCTTTGATGATGTGGATGTTGTTATTATCGCTGTTGGCACCCCTTCTAAGATTAATGGTGACGCTGATTTATCTGCCGTTGAAAAAGTTGCTGAGGAGATCGGAGATATTCTAAATAAAGACTGCCAGCCTGTAATTGTAAATAAGTCCACCGTATTGATTGGTTCGGCGCGTCGGGTGGAGACCATTGTTAAAACAAGGTTGGAAAGGCGCGGCTTAAAATATAATTTTTTTGTAGCTTCCAATCCCGAGTTTCTGAGAGAAGGGGCTGCCATTATCGATACTCTCTATCCTGATCGAATAGTGGTGGGAGCTAATGATACACATTCCATCAATGTTCTAAGACAGCTTTATGCTCCTATTCTAGAGCAAACTTTTACTCCACCACCCGGCATTTCCCGCCCGATGGCTTACGAAGTACCGGCTTTTATTACTACTAATCCTACCAGTGCCGAATTAATAAAATATGCTGCCAATGCGTTTCTGGCTATGAAAGTTTCCTTTATCAACGAGTTTGCCGGGTTGTCTGAAAAGGTGGGGGCGGACATTAAAGATGTTGCCAGGGGGATTGGATTTGATAAGCGTATAGGTACTCGCTATTTGGAAGCCGGCTTAGGTTGGGGCGGCAGTTGTTTCGGTAAGGATACAAAAGCTATTATGTATATGGCATCTCAATATAGTTATTCAATGGATCTGCTTCAAGCGGCTATTAAAGTGAATTACTGCCAGAGATTTGTGGTTATGGAAAAATTACAGATGATTTTAAAAGTCATTCGGGGTTGTACTGTCGGGTTATTAGGTTTAGCTTTTAAGCCCAATACTGATGACTTAAGGGATGCACCTTCTATAAATATAATTGAAAAATTAATTGAATTGGGAGCTAGGGTTAAGGCTTACGATCCGGTTGCTTTGATTAGATTTCAGCGGCAATTTCCCGAGTTAGATGTGGAGTGCTGCAATGGCGTATTGGAATTAAGCAGGGATTGCGATGCTCTGGTCTTAATTACAGACTGGTTGGAGTTCTCTTCTGTTGATTGGGAGAAAGTTGGTGGATTAATGCGTCAGAAAATATTCATTGACGGGAGAAATATGTTTAATAAGGATGACTTTGAAAAGAATGGTTTTACATATCAAGGTGTAGGGAGATAA
- a CDS encoding MBOAT family O-acyltransferase, with protein MLFNSYVFLIVFLPITMLIFCIFTRQKNQHIIIGWLVITSLFFYAWWNPIYLTLILSSILFNYALGFCLTHTGSVCRKKLIMVFGISVNLGVLGYFKYTNFFIDLLNNVAYTTYTLPRIILPLAISFFTFTQIAYLVDTYRGGTPKHSFLDYCLFVTFFPHLIAGPIVRHWEIFPQITDKKFRFFHEDFSVGLTIFLIGLFKKVLFADTIAIYATPVFSAAANCTQVTFFEAWGGILAYTLQIYFDFSGYSDMAIGLARMFGIKFPVNFNSPYKATSIIDFWRRWHITLSRFLRDYLYIPLGGSLKGSTRRYINLMITMILGGLWHGANLTFVFWGTLHGFYLIVNHAWRAFLKAIGFKSTANNWLGISFNKILTFLAVAVGWVFFRSESPSAAIAILYGMMGKNGISFPPVLQGHLGSFESFFSSLGVTFNGFGAFEGRGFFLIFILLGIVWFTPNTQEWMAHMNPALEPVKNPARLQWKPTFTVGIVLGILLFFVVQSYFTLTPSEFLYFNF; from the coding sequence ATGTTATTCAATTCTTATGTCTTTCTAATCGTCTTTCTACCAATCACTATGCTTATCTTTTGTATTTTTACCAGACAAAAGAATCAACATATCATTATTGGGTGGTTGGTAATCACGTCCTTGTTCTTTTATGCTTGGTGGAACCCCATTTATTTGACATTAATACTGTCATCAATTCTATTTAACTATGCTCTCGGTTTCTGTCTTACCCATACAGGCAGCGTTTGCAGAAAAAAATTAATCATGGTATTCGGAATCTCAGTCAATTTAGGTGTATTAGGCTACTTCAAGTATACAAATTTTTTCATTGACCTATTAAATAATGTTGCCTATACAACTTATACACTTCCAAGAATTATTTTGCCACTGGCAATCTCATTCTTCACATTCACTCAGATTGCTTACTTAGTTGATACTTATCGGGGTGGTACCCCAAAACACAGCTTCTTGGATTACTGTCTTTTTGTCACCTTTTTTCCTCACCTCATAGCCGGTCCTATTGTACGCCATTGGGAGATATTTCCCCAAATTACCGATAAAAAATTCCGCTTTTTCCACGAGGATTTTAGTGTTGGCCTAACCATTTTTTTGATCGGGTTGTTTAAGAAAGTGTTATTTGCTGACACTATCGCTATCTATGCCACACCGGTGTTTAGCGCCGCAGCAAATTGCACACAGGTAACCTTTTTCGAAGCATGGGGTGGAATACTGGCCTACACACTGCAGATATACTTTGACTTTTCGGGATACTCGGACATGGCTATTGGTCTTGCCAGAATGTTTGGCATCAAGTTTCCCGTTAACTTTAATTCACCTTATAAAGCAACAAGCATCATCGATTTTTGGAGACGCTGGCACATCACTCTATCCCGTTTCCTACGCGACTATCTGTACATTCCGCTGGGCGGCAGCCTAAAGGGCAGCACCCGCAGGTACATAAATCTCATGATTACCATGATATTAGGCGGACTATGGCACGGGGCAAACTTGACATTTGTGTTCTGGGGAACCTTGCATGGCTTTTACCTGATTGTTAATCATGCTTGGCGGGCTTTCCTAAAAGCTATTGGGTTTAAAAGCACTGCAAATAATTGGTTGGGCATAAGCTTTAATAAAATACTAACATTTCTTGCGGTGGCTGTAGGATGGGTCTTCTTTAGATCGGAAAGTCCCAGTGCTGCCATAGCAATACTTTACGGCATGATGGGAAAAAATGGAATATCGTTTCCGCCGGTATTGCAAGGTCATTTAGGTTCGTTTGAATCCTTTTTTAGTTCCTTGGGAGTTACTTTTAATGGGTTCGGCGCCTTTGAGGGAAGAGGATTTTTTTTGATCTTTATTCTACTCGGAATTGTTTGGTTTACCCCAAACACACAAGAATGGATGGCACATATGAATCCGGCCCTTGAACCCGTTAAAAATCCGGCGCGTCTCCAATGGAAACCAACATTCACCGTTGGAATTGTACTCGGAATATTACTTTTCTTTGTTGTGCAAAGCTACTTTACACTAACTCCAAGTGAATTCTTATATTTTAATTTTTGA
- a CDS encoding vanadium-dependent haloperoxidase, with protein sequence MSGQGSSPNELNLNLGESCDIGPAGARKRRQEAFQVRQDATLFQRNLPLPGHPCNGDEFLYPNKIGNYSKALPHNQLGEVNLNAYQAMIEALTTGNPEDFESIPLGGVTKLTNPQAAYAFELAGPDSHHLSLIAPPAFSSAQIASEMAELYWQALTRDVYFMDYNTNPLTIAAASDLSGFADFPGPKLNGEVTTGTLFRGNMPGDLVGPYISQFLWQDIPFGAAKFAQRQRTTIVGDDHLTMYEEWLNIQNGFAPAAQNQFDPVLRYIRSGRDLGEWVHRDFSCQGVLTACLILLGYGKDALAQTNPYLRSATQLGFTTFGIPHILDFVARAARVALEAAWFQKFLVHRQLRPEEYGGRVQNLLTGASDYPINSQLFNSQAVSEIFNKYGTYLLPQAFVEGCPTHPSYPSGHAVYTGAGVTMLKAFFNESFVIPNPVLASADGLSLLPYSGPPLAVGGELNKLAANIAIGRNFAGIHWRSDASEGIKLGEAVAIRILEDYRDTYNEDFSGFSFTKFDGTTIII encoded by the coding sequence ATGAGCGGTCAAGGTTCGTCGCCTAATGAATTGAACTTGAACCTGGGGGAGTCGTGTGATATTGGACCAGCTGGTGCGCGAAAGCGCCGTCAGGAGGCATTTCAAGTTCGTCAGGACGCAACGCTATTTCAAAGGAATCTTCCTCTCCCGGGCCATCCATGCAATGGTGATGAATTTTTGTATCCCAATAAGATTGGTAACTATTCTAAGGCGTTACCACATAATCAGCTGGGCGAGGTTAACCTCAATGCTTATCAAGCCATGATTGAGGCATTAACCACTGGTAACCCGGAGGATTTTGAAAGCATACCTTTGGGAGGTGTTACCAAGCTCACCAACCCCCAGGCTGCTTATGCCTTTGAGCTGGCGGGACCAGATTCTCATCATTTGAGTTTGATTGCACCACCAGCCTTCAGCAGTGCCCAAATTGCCAGCGAAATGGCAGAGCTTTACTGGCAGGCCTTAACCCGGGATGTGTATTTCATGGACTATAATACCAATCCGTTGACTATCGCGGCTGCATCTGATCTGTCGGGATTTGCGGATTTTCCTGGGCCAAAACTCAATGGTGAGGTCACTACGGGAACCCTGTTCCGCGGGAATATGCCAGGTGACCTGGTGGGACCATATATTTCTCAGTTTTTGTGGCAAGACATTCCCTTTGGGGCCGCCAAGTTTGCCCAGCGACAGCGTACCACAATAGTCGGTGACGACCACCTGACCATGTATGAGGAATGGTTGAACATCCAGAACGGATTTGCTCCGGCAGCCCAGAATCAATTCGACCCCGTGCTTCGCTATATCCGCAGCGGACGTGATTTGGGCGAATGGGTGCACCGGGATTTCTCCTGCCAGGGTGTTCTCACTGCTTGTTTGATACTGCTTGGCTATGGGAAGGACGCCCTGGCTCAAACCAATCCCTATCTGCGTTCAGCAACTCAGCTTGGTTTTACCACCTTCGGCATCCCACATATTCTGGATTTTGTGGCCCGGGCGGCGCGGGTAGCGCTGGAAGCAGCCTGGTTCCAGAAATTCCTGGTCCATCGTCAGCTCCGTCCCGAGGAGTATGGAGGACGTGTTCAAAACCTCTTGACGGGTGCCTCTGACTACCCGATCAACTCGCAATTGTTTAATTCGCAGGCGGTTTCCGAGATCTTCAACAAATACGGCACATACCTGCTGCCTCAGGCCTTTGTAGAAGGCTGCCCGACCCATCCGTCCTACCCCTCTGGTCACGCCGTTTATACTGGGGCGGGAGTTACCATGCTTAAGGCGTTCTTTAATGAATCTTTTGTCATACCCAATCCGGTTTTAGCCAGTGCTGATGGTCTCTCGCTGCTTCCTTACTCAGGACCACCTTTGGCGGTAGGTGGGGAATTGAACAAACTGGCTGCAAATATTGCCATAGGCCGGAATTTTGCAGGCATACACTGGCGTAGCGACGCAAGCGAGGGCATAAAGCTGGGTGAGGCAGTGGCTATCAGGATCCTGGAGGATTACAGGGATACCTATAATGAGGATTTTAGCGGATTCTCCTTCACCAAGTTTGACGGGACTACCATAATAATCTAA